Proteins from a genomic interval of Magnetovibrio sp. PR-2:
- a CDS encoding DUF3800 domain-containing protein: MGTPSFHLYIDDSGTRLPDKSQPITRNDGLDHFALGGVLIASEDIHSTTRQHEEFCERFNIDYPLHSHSIRTQKNAFRWLKHDSKRANSFHSALESYLCNLPIKCHACVVHRPGYNARYEHLYGQARWELSKSAYTIVVERALKYARHHGRKLIVYVEQTGKREDRAIRDYHAHMREHGMYFDANRSQAYSPLAEDDFTKYLLKTPQFTTKYHPIMQIADLVLFPLVKGGYDKTYRPYAALHSANRLIDQHLPQELADEACVKYYCFDF; the protein is encoded by the coding sequence ATGGGAACACCATCTTTTCATTTGTATATCGATGATTCAGGCACACGATTGCCCGATAAGTCACAGCCGATAACGCGGAACGATGGCCTTGACCATTTTGCGCTCGGTGGTGTTCTCATCGCGTCCGAGGACATTCATTCTACCACACGCCAACACGAAGAATTCTGTGAGCGGTTCAATATCGATTACCCATTGCATTCACACAGCATTCGAACACAGAAAAATGCTTTTCGCTGGCTAAAACATGATTCTAAACGTGCCAACTCTTTTCACTCAGCACTGGAATCATATCTCTGTAACTTACCGATCAAATGTCACGCATGCGTCGTGCACCGGCCCGGCTATAACGCTCGATATGAACACCTATACGGTCAGGCAAGATGGGAATTGAGCAAAAGTGCCTACACGATCGTCGTAGAGCGCGCTTTAAAGTACGCACGTCACCATGGCCGAAAACTCATTGTGTATGTTGAACAAACTGGCAAACGAGAAGACCGCGCCATCCGCGATTATCACGCCCACATGCGCGAACACGGGATGTACTTTGATGCCAATCGTTCCCAAGCATACTCACCTTTAGCAGAAGATGATTTTACGAAATATCTCCTGAAAACGCCTCAATTCACAACGAAATATCACCCCATCATGCAAATCGCAGATCTGGTGCTCTTTCCATTGGTAAAAGGCGGGTATGATAAGACATACCGACCCTATGCCGCATTGCATAGTGCCAACCGACTTATTGATCAACACCTACCTCAGGAGCTTGCAGACGAAGCCTGCGTCAAGTACTACTGCTTTGATTTTTAA
- a CDS encoding glutathione S-transferase, producing MTTEHPILYSFRRCPYAMRARLALHASGHVYELREVVLKDKPEEMLNLSPKGTVPVLLLPNGRVIDQSLDIMAWALGQHDPHRWLDPDLISQTGLIRACDGDFKTHLDRYKYATRYEDADPIEERTLGEKFIATLERQLDRPCLFGDMPCQADFAIAPFVRQFAIADEDWFYAQPYKNVQRWLAAFLNSEPFGAVMDKFDPWKPGDEPVLINA from the coding sequence ATGACGACTGAGCATCCCATCCTCTACAGTTTTCGCCGCTGCCCGTATGCCATGCGCGCGCGATTGGCGCTGCATGCCAGCGGCCACGTATATGAGCTGCGCGAGGTGGTGCTCAAGGACAAACCCGAAGAGATGCTTAACCTGTCCCCCAAAGGCACCGTGCCGGTGTTGCTGTTGCCAAACGGCCGGGTAATTGATCAAAGCTTGGACATCATGGCCTGGGCCTTGGGCCAACATGACCCGCATCGCTGGTTGGACCCGGACTTGATCAGCCAGACCGGATTGATCCGCGCGTGCGACGGGGATTTCAAAACCCATTTGGATCGCTACAAATACGCCACCCGGTATGAAGACGCCGACCCCATAGAAGAGCGCACACTGGGCGAAAAGTTCATCGCGACGCTGGAACGCCAACTGGACCGTCCGTGCTTGTTTGGCGATATGCCCTGCCAAGCCGACTTTGCCATCGCACCGTTCGTGCGCCAATTCGCCATTGCCGATGAAGATTGGTTTTACGCCCAGCCTTATAAAAATGTACAACGCTGGCTCGCCGCGTTTCTCAACTCCGAACCCTTTGGTGCGGTGATGGACAAGTTCGACCCGTGGAAGCCCGGCGACGAACCTGTTCTTATAAACGCCTAG
- a CDS encoding GAF domain-containing protein: MVYSPDDADRLAALVNYGVLDTDFEEAYDCITRLSARIFHAPISLVSLVDEKRQWFKSAHGLDARETPREYAFCAHAIKQRDVFIVPDATKSDVFKDNPLVTDAPNVIFYAGAPLVNSDGFALGTLCVIDNQPREEGMSEEDQDMLKDFATLVVQLLEQRKEIRTLRREHNTETSLAFA, encoded by the coding sequence ATGGTTTACAGCCCAGATGATGCCGACCGCTTAGCCGCCTTGGTCAATTACGGCGTGCTCGACACCGATTTCGAAGAGGCCTACGACTGCATCACGCGCTTGTCCGCGCGCATATTTCATGCGCCGATTTCGTTGGTGAGCCTGGTTGATGAAAAACGCCAATGGTTTAAATCTGCCCACGGACTGGATGCCCGCGAAACGCCGCGCGAATATGCCTTTTGCGCCCATGCGATCAAACAGCGTGACGTCTTCATCGTGCCGGATGCGACCAAATCAGACGTCTTTAAGGACAACCCCCTGGTCACCGATGCGCCCAACGTCATCTTTTATGCGGGCGCGCCGCTGGTCAATTCCGATGGATTTGCTTTGGGCACGCTGTGCGTCATCGACAATCAACCCCGCGAAGAAGGCATGAGCGAAGAAGACCAAGACATGCTCAAAGACTTCGCCACATTGGTGGTGCAGCTGTTAGAGCAACGCAAAGAAATCCGCACCTTAAGGCGCGAACATAACACCGAAACGTCACTTGCTTTCGCGTAA
- a CDS encoding MBL fold metallo-hydrolase: MIFRQLFEPTSSTYTYVIGCEDSGQAILVDPVLETFARDLEELKALNLTLAYTLDTHVHADHLTSALKLKSITDCDIAMPSGANIACADVQLSEETPLALGTVELAPLFTPGHTDHHLSYRFKTSASQAVLTGDALLIDGCGRTDFQGGSSSALYRSIHTKLFTLPGKTLVYPGHDYKGRNVSSITQERTRNPRLKDGTEEEAFVQIMKDLDLAYPKKMDLAVPANMLCGQCPDTVPDEMGKLCEIAVQG; the protein is encoded by the coding sequence ATGATTTTCCGCCAATTGTTCGAGCCTACCTCATCGACCTACACCTATGTGATCGGCTGTGAAGACAGCGGCCAAGCGATCCTGGTCGACCCGGTGTTGGAGACCTTTGCGCGCGATTTGGAGGAGCTGAAAGCTTTAAACCTCACCCTGGCCTACACGCTGGACACCCACGTGCATGCGGATCACCTGACCAGCGCTCTAAAGCTCAAGTCCATCACGGATTGCGACATCGCTATGCCGTCCGGCGCGAACATTGCCTGCGCCGACGTGCAGTTGAGCGAAGAAACCCCGCTGGCGCTCGGCACCGTCGAGCTTGCCCCCCTGTTCACCCCGGGTCACACCGACCATCATTTAAGCTACCGATTCAAAACAAGTGCCAGCCAAGCCGTTCTGACGGGGGACGCCTTGCTAATCGACGGGTGCGGACGCACGGATTTTCAGGGCGGATCGTCGTCCGCGCTTTATCGCTCCATCCACACCAAGCTGTTCACGCTACCCGGCAAAACCTTGGTTTATCCGGGACATGATTACAAAGGGCGCAACGTGTCATCCATCACACAAGAACGCACCCGCAACCCACGTTTGAAAGACGGCACCGAAGAAGAGGCGTTTGTGCAAATCATGAAAGACCTAGATTTGGCCTATCCGAAAAAAATGGACCTCGCCGTGCCTGCCAACATGCTGTGTGGTCAATGTCCCGATACCGTGCCGGATGAGATGGGCAAGCTGTGCGAGATTGCAGTGCAAGGGTGA
- a CDS encoding NifU family protein, protein MFIQTEATPNPATLKFLPGQAVMASGTANFTDAESAAKSPLAVTLFGIDGVDGIFLGADFVTVTKTDAVDWDVVKPRVLAAVMDHFTQGLPVMEDAGEAADDGAEDSDTVKQIKELIETRVRPAVAQDGGDIVFRSFEEGVVYLHMQGACAGCPSSTATLKNGIENMLRHFVPEVTEVRAVN, encoded by the coding sequence ATGTTTATCCAAACCGAAGCCACGCCGAACCCGGCGACGTTGAAATTCCTTCCGGGCCAAGCGGTTATGGCGTCCGGCACGGCTAACTTTACAGACGCCGAGAGTGCGGCAAAATCACCTCTGGCGGTCACCTTGTTTGGCATCGACGGCGTGGACGGCATCTTTTTAGGCGCAGACTTTGTCACCGTGACCAAAACCGACGCGGTCGATTGGGACGTGGTCAAACCCCGCGTGCTTGCGGCTGTGATGGATCACTTCACCCAAGGCCTTCCAGTGATGGAAGACGCTGGCGAAGCCGCTGACGATGGTGCGGAAGATTCCGATACCGTCAAACAAATCAAAGAGTTGATCGAAACCCGCGTGCGTCCGGCTGTTGCCCAGGACGGCGGCGATATCGTCTTCCGCTCCTTCGAAGAGGGTGTGGTTTACCTGCACATGCAAGGTGCCTGCGCGGGCTGCCCCAGCTCCACCGCGACGCTCAAAAACGGCATTGAAAACATGCTGCGCCACTTCGTTCCCGAAGTTACGGAAGTGCGCGCCGTTAACTAA
- a CDS encoding DUF411 domain-containing protein, with product MNKSVTFGLAAVVLAGVGFGAWTLSDPKPAHAAEMVVYKSPTCGCCGAWVDHVRANGFEVEVKEVFDLDPIKASAGVPGEMESCHTAMIDGYVVEGHVPAEDIKRLISEKPDVKGIAVPGMPIGSPGMEQGDYKEPYASVLFGKQGYKIFAQH from the coding sequence ATGAACAAATCCGTGACATTTGGTTTGGCAGCTGTTGTTTTGGCTGGAGTTGGCTTCGGTGCTTGGACCTTAAGTGATCCGAAACCGGCACACGCGGCAGAAATGGTGGTCTACAAATCACCCACGTGCGGGTGTTGTGGGGCATGGGTTGACCATGTGCGCGCCAACGGATTTGAAGTTGAGGTCAAAGAAGTCTTTGATCTCGACCCCATTAAGGCCTCGGCCGGTGTGCCCGGTGAAATGGAATCTTGCCATACCGCGATGATTGATGGGTATGTGGTTGAAGGCCACGTTCCCGCCGAAGACATCAAACGCCTGATTTCTGAAAAACCGGATGTCAAAGGTATTGCCGTTCCCGGTATGCCCATCGGGTCTCCAGGCATGGAACAAGGCGACTACAAAGAGCCTTATGCGTCTGTGCTGTTCGGAAAACAAGGCTATAAAATTTTTGCCCAACACTAG
- the trpS gene encoding tryptophan--tRNA ligase, translated as MSRIFSGIQSTGNLHLGNYLGAVRNWVQLQDDYECIFCVVDMHAITQWQDPADLKASTREVAAAMIASGVDADKHIIFNQSQVSGHAELAWIFNCVARLGWLNRMTQFKDKAGKNREKASVGLYCYPNLMAADILLYKATHVPVGEDQKQHLELTRDIADKFNHDYGVDGFFPQPEPLILGSATRVMSLKDGTKKMSKSDPSELSRIIMTDDADAIAKKIRKAKTDPEPLPETKDGMEGRPEVANLLGIYAALADLSLDDTIAEFAGKGFGDFKGALADLAVEKLSPIQNEMRRLMDDPSYVDGVLRNGAERARAISEPILDEIKDIVGFLRP; from the coding sequence ATGTCTCGCATCTTCTCCGGCATTCAATCCACCGGCAATCTTCACTTGGGTAACTATTTGGGCGCGGTGCGCAACTGGGTTCAGTTGCAAGATGACTATGAATGCATTTTCTGTGTCGTTGATATGCACGCCATCACCCAGTGGCAAGACCCTGCGGATTTGAAGGCGTCCACCCGTGAAGTGGCGGCGGCGATGATTGCGTCGGGCGTGGATGCGGACAAGCACATTATCTTCAACCAAAGTCAAGTGTCCGGTCATGCGGAACTGGCGTGGATCTTCAACTGCGTGGCCCGTTTGGGCTGGCTCAACCGCATGACCCAGTTCAAGGACAAGGCGGGCAAAAACCGCGAAAAGGCCTCGGTGGGTTTGTATTGTTATCCGAACCTCATGGCGGCGGACATTTTGCTGTACAAAGCCACCCACGTTCCGGTGGGCGAAGACCAAAAGCAGCACTTGGAGCTGACCCGCGACATTGCGGACAAGTTCAACCACGACTACGGCGTGGACGGGTTCTTCCCTCAGCCTGAACCGCTGATTTTAGGCTCGGCCACCCGTGTGATGAGCTTGAAGGATGGCACCAAGAAGATGTCCAAGTCCGACCCGTCGGAATTGTCGCGCATCATCATGACCGACGACGCCGACGCCATCGCCAAAAAAATCCGCAAGGCCAAAACGGACCCCGAACCCTTGCCCGAAACCAAAGACGGCATGGAAGGCCGCCCGGAAGTTGCCAACTTGCTGGGCATCTACGCCGCTTTGGCGGATTTGAGCCTGGACGACACCATCGCTGAATTTGCCGGCAAAGGCTTTGGCGACTTCAAAGGCGCGTTGGCCGATTTGGCGGTTGAAAAACTCAGCCCCATCCAAAACGAAATGCGCCGTTTGATGGACGATCCGTCGTATGTCGATGGCGTATTGCGCAATGGTGCCGAGCGCGCCCGCGCAATTTCAGAGCCGATTTTGGACGAAATCAAAGACATCGTCGGGTTTTTACGGCCTTAA
- the murJ gene encoding murein biosynthesis integral membrane protein MurJ has product MLLRAIATVGSMTLISRILGFVRDVAVAWALGASWMADVFFVAFKLPNLFRRLFAEGAFNLAFVPIFAGKLETEDNQDGASGARTFAAQAQSGLLVVLLMFTIVIELAMPWVVMAIAPGFLDEPQKYDLAVDLMRITFPYLIFISWVSLLGGIMNSLHKFWQAAATPVLLNITLITSVFALTPLMPSPAHALSWGVALGGVVQLLWMVYHVTKAGWRPKLVRPNMTDDVKRLLKRIAPVAVGAGIYQVSLLIDTIIASLLVSGSISYLFYADRLVQLPVGVVGVAVGTALLPMLSRQIKSGDDTQAQDSQNRAVEFALLLTLPAAAALFILPETLISVLFERGEFGAEATHKTAMALMVFALGLPAYVLVKAFAPGYFAREDMSTPIKIGAVCVAVNIAIALALMGPLAHVGLAAATVISQWLNAGLLAFFLIKRGHFHMDGQLRRRLWRTLLATLMMAGVVWGLDQVVAQYLGKVLGLIAIVVGGMLSYGAAAQVLGAARLGDLKGWMRRS; this is encoded by the coding sequence TTGCTTTTGCGCGCCATTGCCACCGTGGGCTCTATGACCCTGATTTCCCGCATCCTGGGCTTTGTCCGCGATGTGGCGGTCGCCTGGGCGTTGGGGGCCAGTTGGATGGCCGACGTCTTTTTTGTGGCGTTTAAGCTGCCGAATTTGTTCCGTCGCTTGTTTGCCGAAGGGGCGTTTAACCTCGCGTTTGTGCCGATTTTTGCCGGAAAGCTGGAAACGGAAGACAATCAAGACGGCGCCTCAGGTGCGCGCACCTTTGCCGCCCAAGCTCAAAGCGGGCTTTTGGTGGTGCTGTTGATGTTCACCATCGTCATCGAGCTCGCCATGCCGTGGGTGGTGATGGCCATCGCCCCGGGGTTTTTAGACGAGCCGCAAAAATACGATCTCGCCGTGGATTTGATGCGCATCACCTTTCCGTATCTGATCTTTATCTCCTGGGTTTCGCTGTTAGGCGGGATCATGAATTCCCTGCACAAGTTCTGGCAGGCCGCAGCCACGCCGGTTTTGTTGAACATCACCTTGATCACGTCGGTGTTTGCCTTAACACCTTTAATGCCCAGCCCCGCCCACGCGCTCAGTTGGGGTGTGGCTTTGGGCGGCGTGGTGCAGTTGTTGTGGATGGTTTATCACGTCACCAAAGCCGGATGGCGCCCAAAACTGGTGCGCCCCAACATGACCGATGACGTCAAACGCTTGCTCAAACGCATCGCCCCCGTGGCGGTCGGTGCGGGCATTTATCAGGTGAGCTTGCTCATCGACACCATCATCGCGTCCCTATTGGTGTCGGGATCGATTTCCTATTTGTTTTATGCCGATCGTCTGGTGCAGCTGCCTGTGGGCGTGGTGGGCGTGGCCGTGGGCACGGCGTTGCTGCCGATGCTCAGCCGCCAGATTAAATCCGGCGATGACACCCAAGCCCAAGACAGCCAAAACCGCGCGGTGGAATTTGCGCTGTTGTTGACTTTGCCCGCAGCGGCGGCGCTGTTTATCCTCCCCGAAACGCTCATATCCGTGCTTTTCGAACGCGGAGAATTCGGCGCCGAAGCCACTCACAAAACGGCAATGGCGCTGATGGTGTTTGCGCTGGGTCTTCCGGCCTATGTCTTGGTCAAAGCCTTTGCCCCCGGTTATTTCGCCCGTGAAGATATGTCGACGCCGATTAAGATTGGTGCGGTGTGTGTTGCGGTGAACATCGCCATTGCTTTGGCCTTGATGGGGCCGTTGGCGCACGTGGGTTTGGCGGCGGCCACGGTGATCAGCCAATGGCTCAACGCGGGTTTGCTTGCGTTTTTCCTCATCAAACGCGGGCATTTTCACATGGACGGGCAGCTTAGGCGGCGCTTGTGGCGCACGCTGTTGGCGACGCTGATGATGGCGGGCGTGGTGTGGGGGTTAGATCAAGTGGTGGCGCAGTATCTTGGAAAAGTCCTGGGCCTGATCGCCATCGTGGTCGGCGGCATGCTCAGCTACGGCGCCGCCGCCCAGGTTTTGGGCGCAGCACGGCTCGGTGATCTCAAAGGTTGGATGCGCCGTTCTTGA
- a CDS encoding NAD(P)/FAD-dependent oxidoreductase, whose translation MTDSLDTVVIGAGVVGLACARAMALAGHEVVVVEALDAIGTVTSSRNSEVIHAGIYYPEGSLKGRLCVQGKAMLYDYLEAHAIEHNRCGKLVVATTDEEVSILKTVVTKAAANGCTELNWLDGDEAQALEPELRCLKALSSPTTGIVDTHGFMLSLQGELEAHGGAVALNAPVLSGDVKADGILLRVGGDQPMEVLAKHVINAAGLDAQKLAGCINGYATHHAPPAHLCKGNYFSLMGKAPFDQLIYPVPGNSSLGCHYTRDLGGQGRFGPDAEWIEDGSTIDYAVNPKRAESFYKQIRSYWPGLPDDALSPAYCGMRPKIQAQGEPAHDFVIQGPDIHDVPGLVNLFGIESPGLTSSLAIGDFVKERITP comes from the coding sequence ATGACGGATTCGTTGGATACAGTCGTGATTGGCGCGGGAGTGGTGGGCTTGGCCTGCGCGCGCGCCATGGCTTTGGCCGGGCACGAGGTCGTGGTGGTCGAGGCTTTGGACGCCATCGGCACGGTGACCAGTTCGCGCAATTCCGAAGTCATTCACGCCGGTATTTATTACCCCGAAGGCTCGCTCAAAGGACGGCTGTGCGTTCAGGGCAAGGCCATGCTGTACGACTATCTTGAAGCCCACGCAATTGAGCACAATCGCTGTGGCAAATTGGTGGTGGCGACCACGGACGAAGAGGTCTCCATCTTAAAAACCGTGGTGACAAAAGCCGCTGCAAACGGCTGCACCGAGCTCAATTGGTTGGACGGCGACGAAGCCCAAGCGTTGGAGCCGGAACTGAGATGCCTCAAAGCCCTGTCGTCCCCCACCACCGGTATCGTCGATACCCACGGCTTTATGCTGAGCCTGCAAGGCGAGTTGGAAGCCCACGGGGGTGCTGTGGCGTTGAACGCTCCTGTGTTGAGCGGCGACGTGAAAGCAGACGGAATTTTGCTGCGCGTTGGCGGCGACCAACCCATGGAAGTTCTGGCCAAACATGTCATCAACGCCGCCGGGCTGGATGCACAAAAGCTGGCTGGGTGTATAAACGGTTACGCCACCCACCACGCACCTCCTGCCCACTTGTGCAAAGGCAATTACTTTTCGCTTATGGGAAAAGCCCCTTTTGACCAGCTGATTTATCCTGTCCCTGGAAACTCATCGCTGGGCTGTCACTACACCCGCGACTTAGGCGGGCAAGGACGGTTTGGCCCGGATGCCGAATGGATTGAAGATGGCAGTACAATCGATTATGCGGTAAACCCGAAACGGGCCGAGAGTTTTTACAAACAAATCCGAAGCTATTGGCCTGGGCTTCCCGACGATGCCCTCAGCCCCGCCTATTGCGGCATGCGCCCCAAAATCCAAGCCCAAGGCGAACCCGCACACGACTTCGTCATTCAAGGTCCGGATATTCATGATGTCCCTGGTTTGGTGAATTTGTTTGGGATTGAATCGCCGGGTCTAACATCGTCTTTGGCGATCGGAGATTTCGTCAAGGAACGGATTACCCCTTAA
- a CDS encoding [protein-PII] uridylyltransferase, with protein MLLKIKKPRGVICRKTFMTALCDISETSGDVKKPKGRAKVLKQFKTALENGQTEIQRRFESGEASGVATLRGGAYLLDQLIRTLHEFTIAQVFDLSDTEICLVTTGGYGRAEISPQSDLDLMFLLPKKPHPQANEAIEWMLYMLWDLGLKVGHATRSVDETVKMAKSDITITTSLLESRWISGDHVLFEEFERRFEKDVVSGGGADFVKSKLDERDERHNKMGDTRYVLEPNIKDGKGGLRDLQTLMWIAKFLYRVDTVQGLVEKGVLDKVDARRFNKAQKFLWTVRCHLHYLAGRPDETISFNVQNELAARMDYSDREGVSAVERFMKHYFLTAKEVGDLTRIICAVLEEEHTKKSILSSLPSFNFRRTKIPGFKVDGGRITIEHEEVFKDDAVNLLRLFYEAEKYDLDIHPEALRLAARSLKYLKKAVRHDSQANKLFLDMLTAKKGPKQALVRMNEAGVFGRFIPDFGRVVAQMQYDMYHVYTVDEHTIRAIDILSRIERGLLADDHPLSTEVIKDVQSREVLYVAVLLHDIAKGRGGDHSVEGAKIAKSLCPRLGLNAWETETVAWLVLHHLDMNRCAYKRDLDDPKTIRDFVKLVQSPERLRLLLILTVADTRAVGPNVWNNWKASLLRELYYRVQETMIGGLPVPRREARADNVRKKLIEHLDHWPSDDVDWFLEQGHANYFLAYTPQDLAYHAEIVRDADKSATHLVIKTRVREDIDVTEVLVHTLDHPGLFANIAGAISLSGGSIVNANIATLGNGMALDTFWVQDVEDASIKDPDKIQRMEERIEGALTGRIRPERELADERSRQMPSRTRVFEVAPRVLVNNDASQSATVVEVNGRNRQGFLHDVTRALTDFGLQVTSAHISTYGERVVDVFYIRDVFGLKIDSDHKITALNKVLLRAIGTSKGDPIKDENVKG; from the coding sequence ATGCTTTTGAAGATCAAAAAGCCGCGTGGCGTGATTTGTCGCAAAACGTTTATGACGGCGCTGTGCGACATCAGCGAGACCAGCGGCGACGTGAAAAAACCCAAAGGACGTGCCAAGGTTTTAAAGCAATTTAAGACCGCTTTGGAAAACGGCCAAACGGAAATTCAGCGCCGCTTTGAAAGCGGTGAAGCGTCCGGCGTCGCCACCTTGCGCGGCGGGGCGTATTTGTTGGATCAGCTGATCCGCACCTTGCATGAATTCACCATTGCCCAAGTGTTTGATCTGAGCGACACAGAAATCTGCCTGGTCACCACGGGCGGTTATGGGCGCGCTGAAATCTCGCCCCAATCCGATTTAGACTTGATGTTTTTGCTGCCCAAAAAACCCCACCCGCAAGCCAACGAAGCGATTGAGTGGATGTTGTATATGCTGTGGGATTTGGGGCTTAAGGTCGGGCATGCGACGCGCTCGGTCGATGAAACCGTGAAGATGGCAAAGTCCGACATCACCATCACCACAAGCTTGCTGGAATCGCGCTGGATCTCGGGTGATCACGTGCTGTTCGAAGAGTTCGAGCGCCGCTTTGAAAAAGACGTGGTCAGTGGCGGCGGCGCGGACTTTGTCAAATCCAAGCTGGACGAACGCGACGAACGCCACAACAAGATGGGCGACACCCGTTATGTGTTGGAACCCAACATCAAAGACGGCAAAGGCGGCTTGCGCGATTTGCAGACGTTGATGTGGATTGCGAAGTTTTTGTATCGCGTCGACACGGTTCAGGGCTTGGTCGAAAAAGGCGTGCTGGACAAGGTCGACGCGCGGCGTTTCAACAAGGCGCAAAAATTTCTGTGGACTGTGCGCTGTCATCTGCACTACTTGGCGGGCCGTCCCGACGAAACCATCAGTTTCAACGTGCAAAACGAACTGGCCGCGCGCATGGATTATTCCGACCGCGAAGGGGTCAGCGCTGTTGAACGGTTCATGAAGCACTATTTCCTCACCGCCAAAGAAGTTGGCGATTTAACGCGCATCATTTGTGCGGTGTTGGAAGAAGAGCACACCAAAAAATCCATCTTGTCATCCCTGCCGTCGTTCAATTTTCGGCGCACCAAAATCCCCGGTTTCAAAGTGGATGGCGGACGCATTACCATCGAACACGAAGAAGTGTTCAAAGACGACGCGGTCAATTTGTTGCGCCTGTTTTACGAAGCGGAAAAATACGATCTGGACATTCACCCCGAAGCGTTGCGTTTGGCGGCCCGCAGTCTGAAATACCTGAAAAAAGCAGTGCGTCACGACAGCCAAGCGAACAAGCTGTTTTTGGATATGTTGACCGCCAAAAAAGGGCCGAAGCAGGCCTTGGTTCGGATGAACGAAGCGGGTGTGTTTGGTCGCTTCATTCCGGACTTCGGCCGCGTTGTGGCGCAGATGCAATACGACATGTATCACGTCTACACCGTGGACGAACACACCATCCGCGCCATCGATATTCTCAGCCGCATTGAACGCGGGCTCTTGGCCGACGACCATCCGCTCAGCACGGAAGTCATCAAAGACGTCCAGTCGCGTGAGGTGTTGTATGTCGCTGTGCTGTTGCACGATATCGCCAAAGGCCGCGGCGGCGATCACTCGGTCGAGGGTGCAAAGATTGCCAAAAGTTTATGTCCCCGTTTAGGTCTCAACGCGTGGGAAACGGAAACAGTTGCGTGGTTGGTTTTGCATCACCTGGACATGAACCGCTGCGCTTATAAACGTGATCTGGATGACCCCAAGACCATTCGCGACTTTGTCAAGTTGGTGCAATCGCCGGAACGGCTGCGCTTGCTGTTGATCTTGACCGTTGCCGATACCCGCGCGGTCGGCCCCAACGTGTGGAACAACTGGAAAGCTTCGTTGTTGCGTGAACTGTACTACCGCGTACAAGAAACCATGATTGGCGGGTTGCCGGTCCCGCGCCGTGAAGCGCGCGCCGACAATGTGCGCAAAAAGCTCATCGAACATTTGGACCATTGGCCCAGCGACGACGTGGACTGGTTCTTGGAACAGGGCCATGCGAACTATTTTCTGGCCTATACGCCGCAAGACTTGGCCTATCACGCCGAAATTGTGCGCGATGCGGACAAATCCGCCACGCACTTGGTCATTAAAACCCGGGTGCGCGAAGACATCGATGTGACCGAGGTCCTGGTGCATACCTTGGACCACCCGGGTTTGTTCGCCAACATCGCCGGTGCAATTTCGCTTTCAGGGGGCTCCATCGTCAACGCCAACATTGCCACGTTGGGCAACGGCATGGCATTGGATACGTTCTGGGTGCAAGACGTCGAAGACGCCTCCATCAAAGATCCGGATAAAATTCAGCGCATGGAAGAACGCATCGAAGGCGCGTTGACCGGCCGCATTCGCCCTGAACGCGAATTGGCCGACGAACGGTCGCGCCAAATGCCGTCGCGCACCCGCGTGTTCGAAGTCGCCCCACGGGTTCTGGTCAACAACGACGCGTCCCAATCGGCGACAGTTGTCGAAGTCAACGGACGCAACCGCCAGGGCTTCTTGCACGACGTGACCCGTGCGCTTACGGATTTTGGACTGCAAGTGACGTCGGCGCACATCTCGACGTATGGTGAGCGAGTGGTGGACGTGTTTTACATCCGTGATGTGTTTGGATTGAAGATCGATTCAGACCACAAAATCACAGCGCTGAACAAAGTCTTGTTGCGCGCCATCGGCACGTCCAAGGGCGACCCGATTAAGGATGAAAACGTTAAGGGGTAA